The Streptomyces sp. NBC_00569 genomic sequence CGTTCGCCGCGTGGGCCGCCGGAGCGGCCGCCGGGGGGCTCGTGCACTGGTACGCGCCGCAGTTCTCCGACGCCGTCACCGGCCTGCTCGTCGCCCTGGTCGCCTACGCCGTGCTGGAGGGGATGCCCGCACGAAGCCGGGGCGCGTGATGGCGGACGCGGGTGTGCGGCTACTGCTCCGGGGTGCGCCTGCGGTGCGCGGCGGCCTCGCTGCGGCCGGTCGCGAGGTGCTTGAGGGCCAGCTCCTCGACGCGCGGCACGTCCCGGGCCTCGATCGCCTCGTACAGCTCCTCGTGCTCCTTGGCGACGCCGGAGATGTCGTCGTGCTGGCCGAGCAGCCATCGCATGCGGCTGCTCAGGGTGCGGCCGAGCTCGTTCAGGAGCTCGTTGTCGGCGAGCGCTGTCACCGTCTCGTGGAAGTCGGCGGCGGCCCGCCGCGCGGGTACGGCATCGCCCTTGGCCGCCGCCCTCAGCTCGGCGTCCAGATCGGCCCGCAGCCGCGCGAGTCCCGCGCGGGTGCGCCGCTGGGCGGCGAGACGGAACGCCAGCATCTCCAGGGCGGCCTTGACCTCGT encodes the following:
- a CDS encoding GntR family transcriptional regulator, whose translation is MAGDDTFEPESERVTRTLRDQILDGVRAPGSKLVERELAAELGVSRLPVRDALKDLVNEGLVTPRPRSWAVVREFTASDVEDLDEVKAALEMLAFRLAAQRRTRAGLARLRADLDAELRAAAKGDAVPARRAAADFHETVTALADNELLNELGRTLSSRMRWLLGQHDDISGVAKEHEELYEAIEARDVPRVEELALKHLATGRSEAAAHRRRTPEQ